One part of the Amphiura filiformis chromosome 5, Afil_fr2py, whole genome shotgun sequence genome encodes these proteins:
- the LOC140152257 gene encoding uncharacterized protein, translating into MGSPVSPLTANIFMEWLEQRAILTAPLQCKPRLWKRYVDDVLEIVQKDSAETLTEHLNQVDTTSSIKFTYEEEQDHQIPFLDTLIIRKPDNSIKLMVYRKKTHTDQYLSFTSHHPLHQKMGVVRTLLDRKDRIVTEEDDKVKEEEHIRQALAKCGYPKWTIDKVKNQMEAKQQEKTKKSFHTKSVINRK; encoded by the coding sequence ATGGGGTCACCGGTCAGTCCCCTCACAGCGAACATCTTCATGGAATGGTTAGAACAGCGCGCCATCCTTACTGCCCCACTACAGTGTAAACCCCGCCTCTGGAAACGCTATGTCGACGACGTTTTAGAAATAGTTCAAAAAGACTCAGCTGAAACATTGACAGAACATCTGAACCAGGTCGACACTACCTCCAGCATAAAGTTCACGTATGAGGAAGAACAGGACCACCAAATTCCCTTTTTGGACACCCTAATAATACGCAAACCGGACAATTCTATCAAACTCATGGTCTACAGAAAAAAGACCCATACAGACCAATATCTGTCTTTCACGTCCCATCACCCTCTTCATCAGAAAATGGGAGTTGTGCGCACGTTACTTGATAGGAAAGACAGAATAGTTACGGAGGAGGATGATAAAGTCAAAGAGGAGGAACACATACGACAGGCTCTAGCTAAGTGTGGTTACCCAAAGTGGACAATTGATAAAGTCAAGAATCAAATGGAAGCCAAACAACaagaaaagacaaagaaaa
- the LOC140152258 gene encoding eukaryotic translation initiation factor 3 subunit K-like has translation MAFEEARATVSSMLKGIDRNLGKLERYVGIQCRENAYDLEANLAVLKLYQLNPAHFKIEFAGQVLLKALTNLPHTDFILCKCLIDEVHQQEEPIVTIIYLSNLLETCQFKRFWADIESLGHLFADIQGFSDSIRKYICHVLRITYQTIERNQLQDLLGYLSDAELNGWMKKYSWTATESGDRVFIANQEESIKTKNITEKISFESVGSVMKLTN, from the exons ATGGCGTTCGAAGAAGCAAGAGCTACAGTTTCGTCAATGTTGAAGGGAATTGACAG AAATCTTGGAAAACTAGAAAGATACGTTGGAATCCAGTGCAGAGAGAATGCATATGATTTAGAAGCAAATCTTGCGGTTTTAAAATT GTATCAGTTAAATCCAGCACACTTCAAAATTGAGTTTGCAGGACAAGTGCTGCTTAAGGCTCTCACCAATCTACCACACACAGACTTTATTCTTTGTAAATGTCTCATTGATGAAGTTCAT CAACAAGAAGAACCCATAGTTACCATAATTTATCTCTCAAACCTCCTGGAAACATGTCAGTTCAAGAGGTTTTGG GCTGATATAGAGAGTTTGGGTCACCTGTTTGCAGACATCCAAGGCTTCTCAGATTCCATCAGGAAAT ACATCTGCCATGTATTACGTATCACATACCAGACAATAGAGCGCAACCAACTCCAAGACCTTCTTGGCTACCTCAGTGATGCTGAGCTTAATGGATGGATGAAGAAATACAGTTGGACAGCCACAGAATCGGGGGACAGGGTATTTATTGCCAATCAAGAGGAGAGTATTAAGACCAAGAATATCACAGAGAAGATCAGCTTTGAAA